Genomic segment of Populus nigra chromosome 6, ddPopNigr1.1, whole genome shotgun sequence:
ATTGATGTGATAGACAAGGAGAACTGCATTTATGAATACACTATGATAGAAGGTGATGTCTTGGGGAGTGAATTTGAGAAAGTGTCCAATGTGGTTAAATTTGAGGCCTCGCCTGATGGAGGATCCATCTGCAAGGGCAGCAGCAAGTACTACACTATTGGTGATATTAAGGTCAATGAAGAGGAAATAGACGCTTTTAAAGAAAAGCAAATGGGACTCTTCAAGGCCATTGAAGCCTACCTTTTGGCAAATCCTGATGCTTAAATTAGCCTGTTCAAGTCAAAGAAATAAGGGTTTTCTGGGCAAGATTTTCGGGTCCCTGTAACTTCTGTAAGATGAATAAGTTATTTATTGTTGTAATCACATCTCTTGCTGTCTgattttatatctaaaattaatGTGTGATGGGCTGATTGCCCCCCCTCCCCCctgtattttattatataactgCATAGAACTATCATTTTAAAGCAGCCAAAAGCGAACTGCTAGATACCAATGGCAGAAGTTTGACCATTAATAAATCCGGCTGCTGTTGAATATGCATGAGCGAATTCTGTAGTTTTGTACAATAGCAAATGATATAGAGAAGCAAAGCAGAGGAAATTAaggctaacaaaaaaaatgtccaTGGGATGGGAGTATTCAAGGCCAATGAAGATTTACCTCTAGGAAAGTCTGTTTGATGTTGAGCCAATGCATTATCTGCCCCT
This window contains:
- the LOC133696514 gene encoding major allergen Pru ar 1-like; amino-acid sequence: MGVITCEKEIALSIPPAKIFKAFVLDGNHLIPKAVPGVIESLALLEGDGGPGSIKQVNFGEGTGYKYVKERIDVIDKENCIYEYTMIEGDVLGSEFEKVSNVVKFEASPDGGSICKGSSKYYTIGDIKVNEEEIDAFKEKQMGLFKAIEAYLLANPDA